The sequence TTCGACGGTGCCTCCCTGTTTCGGCAGGATGCCCGAGATGATCTTGAGCAGCGTCGATTTGCCGCTGCCATTCGGCCCGAGGATGCCGAGCACTTCACCCGGACGTACATCGAAGGAGACGCCATCCACGATGAGCCCTTTTCCATAGCTGCCTGAGACGTTTTCCACGTGCAGCATCATGCAGTCCCCCCTTTCCTCTGCCTGTAGAAGATGAATGCGAACACCGGCGCGCCGATGAATGCGGTGATGACGCCGACTGGCAGTTCGGTCGGCGCGATGATCGTGCGGGCGAGCAGGTCACAGATGATGAGCAGCGAGGCTCCGTTCAGGAATGACAGCGTCAGCAAGTGCCGGTGGTCGGACCCGAACAGCAGGCGTGTCATGTGCGGGACGACGAGGCCGACGAAGCCGATCGTGCCCGAGACGGACACCGCGGCGCCTGTCAGGATGGAGCCGCCGATCAGGATGGTGAGCTTGCGGCGGGCGACGTCGACGCCGAGGTGCTTCGCCCGTTCCTCCCCGAACAGCATCGCGTTCAGCTCCCTCCGGTTCATCCAGAGAAGGAATGCGCCGATCACAGTGAACGGCAGGATCATCCAGACGTACTTCCAGCCGCGCATCGACACGCTGCCGAGCAGCCAGCCGATGATCTGGCGCAGCTCCTCGCCGGTGAGTGCGATCATGAGTGACAGCACCGAGCCGAGGAACGAGCCGAAGATGATGCCGGTCAGGATGATCGTCTCCATATTGAGTCCGCGGTCGACGAGTTTCGCGAATGCGAGCACAGTGAACATCGTGGCGGCGGCACCGAGCATGCTGAAGACGGGCAGGGTGTACAGCCCGAACATCGGAATGCTGATACCGAAAAAGAGTGTCATCACAGCGCCGACTGAGGCGCCGGATGACACTCCGAGCGTGTATGGATCCGCAAGCGGGTTTTTCAGCAGGCCCTGGAAGGCAGCGCCGGCGATCGCAAGCGATGCGCCGACAAGCCCTGCCAGCAGGACGCGCGGCATCCGGATCTTCCAGAGGATGGTGGATGCTGTCTGATCCGCTCCGTTGTTCCACAGCGTGCTCAGCGGGAGGTGCACCGCCCCGATCGATACACCGAGCCAGACAGCCGTTACAAGGACGGCCGCTGAGACGGTATAGGCGATCAGCGGGCGTCTCACTGGAACGCCTCCGGATAGACCGCTTTCGCGACTTCCTCCAGTCCGTCCGCGAGACGCGGGCCTGTCCGGCTCGTCAGGTTGGCGTCGACCTGGACGACGCGGTCTTCCTTGACGGCCGTGATGTCCGCAAAGCCTTCACGCTTCTTGACGCTGTTGACGACGTCCGGCGTGTAGTCATGCATGACGACGATGACATCCGGATCCTGTTTGACGATCTCTTCCGGGCTGATCATGATCCAGCCGTCTTCCGTCACGACGTTCTCGGCGCCGATCTTATCGAGGATCTCCTGCATGAACGTATTCTTGCCGGGTGCGTAGATTTCAGGCACATCGGATGTTTCGACGAATACGCGTTTCTTGTCTTTGACATCTTTTGTTTTCTCTGCGACTTCATCGACTTTCGTTTTCATGTCTTCGATGACTTGTGCCGCTTCTGCCTTCTTGCCTGTTGCTTCGCCGATCGCCTCGATCGTTCCGTACGTTTCATCGAAGTTCATGGCGTTCTTGACGACGTACAGGTTGATGCCGGCGTCGCGGATCTGCTGGAAGCCTTCTTCCGCACCAGGCAGCGACATTTCATGGGCGAAGACGATATCCGGGTTGAGGGAGATGATCTTTTCGATGTTGAGGTTCATGTCCCCGATCTTATCCTTGCTTTGTGCGGCTTCCGGATAATCGGAATAATCATCGACCGCGATGATTTCGTCATCCAGACCGAGGGCGAACAGGATTTCCGTGTTGCTCGGCAATGTGGAGATGATGGTTTCCGGTGCTTTGTCGAGGGTGATTT comes from Sporosarcina trichiuri and encodes:
- a CDS encoding FecCD family ABC transporter permease; the protein is MRRPLIAYTVSAAVLVTAVWLGVSIGAVHLPLSTLWNNGADQTASTILWKIRMPRVLLAGLVGASLAIAGAAFQGLLKNPLADPYTLGVSSGASVGAVMTLFFGISIPMFGLYTLPVFSMLGAAATMFTVLAFAKLVDRGLNMETIILTGIIFGSFLGSVLSLMIALTGEELRQIIGWLLGSVSMRGWKYVWMILPFTVIGAFLLWMNRRELNAMLFGEERAKHLGVDVARRKLTILIGGSILTGAAVSVSGTIGFVGLVVPHMTRLLFGSDHRHLLTLSFLNGASLLIICDLLARTIIAPTELPVGVITAFIGAPVFAFIFYRQRKGGTA
- a CDS encoding ABC transporter substrate-binding protein, whose translation is MKKLWQFWLTAILAVLLLTACGSADNAKDSGSDNSTSTTEQSDSSKDASSESDGQADAVAYPLTVTDATGEEITLDKAPETIISTLPSNTEILFALGLDDEIIAVDDYSDYPEAAQSKDKIGDMNLNIEKIISLNPDIVFAHEMSLPGAEEGFQQIRDAGINLYVVKNAMNFDETYGTIEAIGEATGKKAEAAQVIEDMKTKVDEVAEKTKDVKDKKRVFVETSDVPEIYAPGKNTFMQEILDKIGAENVVTEDGWIMISPEEIVKQDPDVIVVMHDYTPDVVNSVKKREGFADITAVKEDRVVQVDANLTSRTGPRLADGLEEVAKAVYPEAFQ